In Sporichthya polymorpha DSM 43042, a genomic segment contains:
- the mshB gene encoding N-acetyl-1-D-myo-inositol-2-amino-2-deoxy-alpha-D-glucopyranoside deacetylase — protein MPAPTADRRIVLVHAHPDDEVINSGIVMAKYAAEGVHVTLVTCTLGEEGEVLVPELAHLAADADDALGPHRISELADAMAALGVTDFRFLGGPGRYRDSGMMGVASNDRENCFWRAELDEAAAHLVEVLREVRPQVLVTYDENGGYGHPDHIQAHRVTMRAAELAADSAFRPDLGAAWTVAKIYWYAIPFSFLQSGIDALRAAGDNEFFNGVERVEDLGMGVPDELVTSYVEGEEYIEAKMAAMRAHATQITVDGPFFALSNHLGQKIWGVECFRLVGGTVPAPADGPESDLFAGL, from the coding sequence ATGCCCGCCCCGACCGCCGACCGCCGGATCGTCCTCGTCCACGCCCACCCGGACGACGAGGTGATCAACAGCGGGATCGTGATGGCCAAGTACGCCGCCGAGGGCGTCCACGTCACGCTCGTGACCTGCACGTTGGGGGAGGAGGGCGAGGTCCTCGTCCCCGAGCTCGCCCACCTCGCCGCCGACGCCGACGACGCCCTCGGGCCGCACCGCATCTCCGAGCTCGCGGACGCGATGGCGGCCCTCGGCGTCACCGACTTCCGGTTTCTCGGCGGCCCCGGCCGGTACCGGGACTCCGGGATGATGGGTGTCGCCTCCAACGACCGCGAGAACTGCTTCTGGCGGGCCGAGCTGGACGAGGCCGCCGCGCACCTGGTCGAGGTGCTCCGCGAGGTCCGGCCCCAGGTGCTCGTGACCTACGACGAGAACGGCGGCTACGGCCACCCCGACCACATCCAGGCCCACCGGGTCACGATGCGGGCCGCCGAGCTCGCCGCCGATTCCGCGTTCCGGCCCGACCTCGGCGCGGCGTGGACCGTCGCGAAGATCTACTGGTACGCGATCCCGTTCTCGTTCCTGCAGTCCGGCATCGACGCCCTCCGCGCGGCCGGGGACAACGAGTTCTTCAACGGCGTCGAGCGGGTCGAGGACCTCGGCATGGGCGTGCCCGACGAGCTCGTCACCAGCTACGTCGAGGGCGAGGAGTACATCGAGGCCAAGATGGCCGCGATGCGCGCCCACGCCACCCAGATCACCGTCGACGGCCCGTTCTTCGCGCTCTCGAACCACCTCGGACAGAAGATCTGGGGTGTCGAGTGCTTCCGCCTCGTCGGCGGCACCGTCCCCGCCCCGGCCGACGGCCCCGAGTCCGACCTGTTCGCGGGACTGTGA
- a CDS encoding ABC transporter ATP-binding protein yields MTGPETLPAEPDVRGALRRARGVLAPHRWWLLAAAVVGLFAAVTELAVPVLAGLAVDAVVDGDRDRLRAVAIAFAVLALVGFAAERASLLLTAAAGERVLLDLRTRVTRALLAQPLGFFDAHRAGDLIARATTDVAALSRFVRDGLRQLLHVFLLLAVTLVVLVVTSWQLTLVALSVVPILVVAMRAFHRDSTSAYARYAVGQSSVTAVVADLVRAREDVQASGARAAALARGAGPDAEMLEANDQALRAENKLVADQLSHLIAVAAVVGVGGLLAAEGVIRVGAVATVALALRQMFDPLSSFAWLVGEAIEARVRLVRVLDLVDAAPPPRAAERTPPPGGGVELARVSFGYVPGRPVLHEVSLRIAAGEHVALVGPTGAGKSTVAKLAAGLLTPDSGECRSGPAVFLPQDAFLVAGTLADNLRLVPGEHTDAALEAAVRAAGLEAWWARLPAGLATPVDPAGGNLSAGERQLVGLVRAALADPDVLVLDEATADIDPATDALVSAALGRLGAGRTLIVIAHRPVTAARYPRVIRVEDGRVTAGGQAALDGARETEPGI; encoded by the coding sequence ATGACCGGGCCGGAGACCCTGCCCGCCGAGCCGGACGTCCGCGGCGCGCTGCGGCGGGCCCGGGGCGTGCTCGCCCCGCACCGGTGGTGGTTGCTCGCGGCCGCGGTCGTCGGGCTGTTCGCGGCGGTCACCGAACTGGCGGTCCCCGTCCTGGCGGGTCTCGCCGTCGACGCGGTGGTCGACGGCGACCGCGACCGCCTCCGCGCCGTCGCGATCGCGTTCGCCGTCCTGGCCCTGGTCGGGTTCGCCGCCGAGCGGGCGAGCCTGCTGCTGACCGCCGCCGCGGGGGAGCGGGTCCTGCTCGACCTCCGCACCCGGGTCACCCGGGCTCTGCTCGCCCAGCCGCTCGGGTTCTTCGACGCTCACCGCGCCGGCGACCTGATCGCCCGCGCGACCACCGACGTCGCCGCCCTGTCGCGGTTCGTGCGCGACGGGCTGCGGCAGCTGCTCCACGTGTTCCTGCTGCTCGCGGTCACGCTCGTCGTCCTGGTCGTCACCTCCTGGCAGCTCACGCTGGTCGCGCTCTCCGTCGTCCCGATCCTCGTGGTCGCGATGCGGGCGTTCCACCGTGACTCGACCTCGGCCTACGCCCGCTACGCCGTCGGCCAGTCGTCGGTGACGGCCGTCGTCGCCGACCTCGTGCGGGCCCGCGAGGACGTCCAGGCCTCCGGCGCGCGCGCCGCGGCGCTGGCGCGCGGGGCCGGCCCCGACGCCGAGATGCTTGAGGCCAACGACCAGGCCCTGCGGGCGGAGAACAAGCTCGTCGCGGACCAGCTGAGCCACCTGATCGCGGTCGCGGCCGTCGTCGGCGTCGGCGGCCTGCTCGCCGCCGAGGGCGTCATCCGGGTCGGGGCGGTCGCCACCGTCGCCCTGGCGCTGCGTCAGATGTTCGACCCGCTTTCCAGTTTTGCCTGGCTCGTCGGCGAGGCGATCGAGGCGCGGGTCCGCCTGGTCCGCGTGCTCGATCTGGTCGACGCGGCCCCGCCGCCGCGCGCCGCGGAACGGACCCCACCACCCGGCGGCGGCGTGGAGCTCGCTCGCGTCTCCTTCGGCTACGTCCCGGGCCGTCCGGTGCTGCACGAGGTCAGCCTGCGCATCGCGGCCGGTGAGCACGTTGCGCTGGTCGGCCCGACCGGCGCGGGCAAGTCCACGGTCGCAAAGCTCGCCGCCGGGCTGCTGACGCCGGACTCGGGCGAGTGCCGCAGCGGGCCCGCGGTCTTCCTGCCCCAGGACGCGTTCCTGGTCGCGGGGACGCTGGCCGACAACCTGCGCCTGGTGCCCGGCGAGCACACCGACGCCGCGCTCGAGGCGGCCGTGCGCGCCGCCGGCCTGGAGGCCTGGTGGGCGCGGCTGCCCGCCGGGCTCGCGACCCCGGTCGACCCGGCCGGCGGCAATCTGTCCGCGGGAGAGCGCCAGCTCGTCGGCCTCGTCCGCGCGGCCCTCGCCGACCCCGACGTCCTCGTCCTCGACGAGGCGACCGCCGACATCGATCCCGCGACCGACGCGCTCGTCTCCGCGGCCCTCGGTCGCCTCGGCGCCGGCCGGACGCTGATCGTGATCGCGCACCGGCCCGTCACCGCGGCCCGCTATCCGCGCGTGATCCGCGTCGAGGACGGTCGGGTCACCGCGGGCGGGCAGGCCGCGCTCGACGGCGCCCGCGAGACGGAACCAGGGATCTGA
- a CDS encoding ABC transporter ATP-binding protein, which yields MRRPLGLALVVGLLWQAAGIAVPYAIARAIDDGVLPDDRAALGLWCGVLLGLGVLRAVAAAGRHWWIDRAGIRGAVWMRRRLLAHVVDLDADTAGRLGEGQLIARATADVDTLDDWVRGIATLVTASFTLIAVGVALLVLGAGPAAVGAAAVPLTVLLTVRHVRGQHRASAEFAEATGAFTGTVSELITGVTAVKGLGGESVLAARIGRASDELRATAMRRERVEAAWVSTAALVPGLAIAAGVWLIGDAALSGDLAPGQLLAFIGWMALLVDATETLTSRMIDRGQAMAAADRLLEVLDAPAAAPEPATPAPAPRGGGVRFAAVHVHRGGREVLHGIDLDVAAGEWVGVLGTTGAGKSSLLRLLPRLADPAAGQVLLDGVRVDHLARVDRLAHVGYLGQSPALLAGTLAENLRLAAPDADDAELRAALRTAVADDVLDQLGLDGAVGAGGGTLSGGQRQRVALARALLGGPPVLVLDDPTSALDPATEAVVLTRLRADHPGATVLCATHRLATARAMDRLVVLGEGRVLAAGPSAEVLADGGLGAAVLDLVAR from the coding sequence GTGCGCCGGCCGCTGGGTCTCGCGCTCGTGGTCGGCCTTCTCTGGCAGGCGGCCGGCATCGCCGTCCCCTACGCGATCGCTCGCGCGATCGACGACGGCGTGCTGCCCGACGACCGGGCGGCGCTGGGGCTCTGGTGCGGGGTGCTGCTCGGGCTCGGCGTCCTGCGCGCGGTCGCCGCGGCCGGCCGGCACTGGTGGATCGACCGCGCCGGGATCCGCGGCGCGGTCTGGATGCGGCGCCGCCTGCTGGCGCACGTCGTCGACCTCGACGCCGACACGGCGGGTCGGCTCGGCGAGGGCCAACTCATCGCGCGGGCCACCGCCGACGTCGACACCCTCGACGACTGGGTCCGTGGCATCGCGACGCTGGTGACGGCGAGCTTCACGCTGATCGCCGTCGGGGTCGCGCTGCTCGTCCTTGGTGCCGGCCCGGCCGCGGTGGGGGCGGCTGCGGTTCCGCTCACCGTTCTGCTGACGGTTCGTCACGTCCGCGGTCAGCACCGGGCGTCCGCCGAGTTCGCCGAGGCCACCGGGGCCTTCACCGGGACGGTCAGCGAGCTCATCACCGGCGTCACGGCCGTGAAGGGGCTCGGCGGGGAGTCGGTCCTCGCCGCGCGAATCGGTCGCGCGTCCGACGAGCTGCGCGCCACCGCGATGCGCCGCGAGCGCGTCGAGGCCGCCTGGGTCTCCACCGCCGCCCTCGTGCCCGGCCTGGCCATCGCCGCCGGCGTCTGGCTGATCGGGGACGCCGCGCTGTCCGGTGATCTGGCGCCGGGTCAGTTGCTCGCGTTCATCGGCTGGATGGCGCTGCTGGTCGACGCCACCGAGACGCTGACGAGCCGCATGATCGACCGCGGTCAGGCGATGGCGGCCGCCGACCGGTTGCTCGAGGTGCTGGACGCCCCGGCGGCGGCGCCGGAGCCGGCGACGCCCGCCCCCGCGCCGCGCGGGGGCGGGGTCCGGTTCGCCGCCGTGCACGTCCACCGCGGCGGCCGCGAGGTGCTCCACGGGATCGACCTCGACGTTGCCGCGGGCGAGTGGGTGGGCGTGCTCGGGACGACAGGCGCGGGCAAGTCCAGCCTGCTCCGCCTGCTGCCGCGCCTCGCCGACCCGGCCGCCGGCCAGGTGCTCCTCGACGGCGTCCGCGTCGATCACCTCGCCCGCGTCGACCGCTTGGCCCACGTCGGCTACCTCGGGCAGTCGCCGGCGCTGCTCGCCGGAACGCTGGCCGAGAACCTGCGCCTGGCCGCACCCGATGCCGACGACGCGGAGCTGCGAGCCGCCCTCCGCACGGCCGTGGCCGACGACGTCCTCGACCAGCTCGGCCTGGACGGGGCGGTCGGCGCCGGCGGCGGGACCCTGTCGGGCGGGCAGCGGCAGCGGGTCGCGCTGGCCCGCGCGCTCCTCGGCGGCCCGCCGGTCCTCGTCCTCGACGACCCGACGTCCGCGCTCGACCCCGCCACCGAGGCCGTGGTGCTCACGCGTCTGCGCGCCGACCACCCGGGCGCGACCGTCCTCTGCGCCACCCACCGGCTCGCCACCGCCCGCGCGATGGACCGCCTGGTCGTCCTCGGCGAGGGCCGTGTCCTCGCCGCCGGCCCGTCCGCCGAGGTGCTCGCCGACGGTGGGCTCGGGGCGGCCGTCCTCGACCTGGTGGCGCGATGA
- a CDS encoding PIG-L family deacetylase has product MTPVRTARSVINLPAAVADLGTILGVWAHPDDEAYLCGGIYAAARDAGSRVVCVTATRGEAGGDPVQEPPERLAAVRTAEMAASLAVLGVVEHHWLDLPDGGCADLDPEPQIARIAALITAIGPDTVLTFGPDGETGHADHIAVSTWTTAAFRRAAAPGARLLHTAVPARWWAEFGHLNDEFPAFEPGSPIVVPDDSLALDLVLDDGLLARKVAALRAQTSQTAGIEAGMGPDLYARWVRDESFVDAT; this is encoded by the coding sequence ATGACTCCGGTGAGAACTGCACGCAGCGTGATCAATTTGCCGGCCGCGGTCGCGGACCTCGGCACGATCCTCGGCGTCTGGGCCCACCCCGACGACGAGGCGTACCTGTGCGGCGGGATCTACGCGGCCGCCCGCGACGCCGGCTCCCGCGTCGTCTGCGTGACCGCCACCCGCGGCGAGGCCGGGGGCGACCCGGTGCAGGAGCCGCCGGAGCGCCTCGCGGCCGTCCGCACCGCGGAGATGGCGGCCTCGCTCGCCGTCCTCGGCGTCGTCGAGCACCACTGGCTGGACCTGCCCGACGGCGGCTGCGCCGACCTCGACCCGGAGCCGCAGATCGCCCGGATCGCGGCGCTGATCACCGCGATCGGGCCGGACACCGTCCTCACGTTCGGCCCCGACGGCGAGACCGGGCACGCCGACCACATCGCGGTCTCGACCTGGACGACGGCCGCGTTCCGCCGCGCCGCCGCCCCGGGTGCGCGCCTGCTCCACACCGCCGTCCCCGCGCGCTGGTGGGCCGAGTTCGGCCACCTCAACGACGAGTTCCCCGCGTTCGAACCCGGGAGCCCGATCGTGGTGCCGGACGACTCCCTCGCCCTCGACCTCGTTCTCGACGACGGCCTGCTCGCCCGCAAGGTCGCCGCGCTCCGCGCCCAGACCAGCCAGACCGCCGGCATCGAGGCGGGCATGGGCCCCGACCTCTACGCCCGCTGGGTCCGCGACGAGTCGTTCGTCGACGCGACCTGA
- a CDS encoding FAD-binding oxidoreductase, with translation MTAIEDRATRTGSAEAIAAELRATLRGQVIDRSHPEYEEARHVWNGLIDRYPAVIARCAGVADVVAAVRVAREHRPLLSVRGGGHQVAGSAVVEDGLVIDVSAMTGVHVDPVARTARVQAGARWADVDRATQVWGLVTPGGEVSDTGVAGYTLGGGMGILQRRFGLACDNLRSVEIVTADGVVRTASRTENADLFWALRGGGRGLGVVTSFEFELHPLGPQVAQALVAYRYDEAAQVLRGFRDYAVTAPDTLSPEAGLWCLPAEPVLAPLRSLGTAVIDLSGTFDYVDVQRSPDARFPAGDRYLFTSHFLDELTDAAIDAMVECDATRPTPRSLTIVRTMGGAIDHVTDGGAWAHRGARFNLSIDAAWSDPALDATAMGWARRSHAAMARFANGGVYLNFADVHEQADPAKVFGSAAARLDQVRATYDPDGLFAAAAARP, from the coding sequence ATGACGGCGATCGAGGACCGGGCCACCCGGACCGGCAGCGCGGAGGCGATCGCAGCGGAGCTGCGCGCCACCCTGCGCGGTCAGGTGATCGACCGCTCCCACCCCGAGTACGAGGAGGCTCGCCACGTCTGGAACGGGCTGATCGACCGCTACCCCGCGGTGATCGCGCGCTGCGCCGGCGTCGCCGACGTCGTCGCCGCCGTCCGGGTGGCGCGGGAGCACCGGCCGCTGCTCAGCGTCCGCGGCGGCGGGCACCAGGTCGCGGGTTCCGCGGTGGTGGAGGACGGGCTCGTGATCGACGTGTCCGCGATGACCGGCGTGCACGTCGACCCGGTGGCCCGCACGGCGCGCGTCCAGGCCGGTGCCCGCTGGGCCGACGTCGACCGCGCGACGCAGGTGTGGGGGCTCGTCACCCCCGGCGGCGAGGTGTCGGACACGGGCGTCGCCGGCTACACCCTCGGCGGCGGGATGGGCATCCTGCAGCGTCGGTTCGGCCTCGCCTGCGACAACCTGCGCTCGGTGGAGATCGTCACCGCCGACGGTGTCGTCCGCACCGCGAGCCGGACCGAGAACGCCGACCTGTTCTGGGCACTGCGCGGCGGCGGCCGCGGACTCGGCGTCGTGACGTCGTTCGAGTTCGAGCTGCACCCGCTCGGGCCGCAGGTCGCGCAGGCGCTGGTGGCGTACCGCTACGACGAGGCGGCCCAGGTACTGCGTGGCTTCCGGGACTACGCGGTCACCGCGCCCGACACGCTCTCCCCCGAGGCCGGGCTGTGGTGCCTGCCGGCCGAGCCGGTGCTCGCCCCGCTGCGTTCGCTCGGCACCGCGGTGATCGACCTGTCGGGGACGTTCGACTACGTCGACGTGCAGCGGTCGCCGGACGCCCGGTTCCCCGCCGGCGACCGGTACCTGTTCACGTCGCACTTCCTCGACGAGCTCACCGACGCCGCGATCGACGCGATGGTCGAGTGCGACGCGACCCGGCCCACCCCGCGGTCGCTGACCATCGTGCGGACGATGGGCGGCGCGATCGACCACGTCACCGACGGCGGCGCGTGGGCGCACCGCGGGGCGCGGTTCAACCTCTCGATCGACGCGGCGTGGAGCGACCCCGCTCTCGACGCGACCGCGATGGGGTGGGCCCGCCGCTCGCACGCCGCCATGGCCCGCTTCGCCAACGGTGGCGTCTACCTGAACTTCGCCGACGTGCATGAACAGGCCGACCCGGCGAAGGTCTTCGGTTCCGCGGCCGCGCGCCTTGATCAGGTCCGCGCGACCTACGACCCGGACGGGCTCTTCGCCGCCGCCGCGGCCCGACCCTGA
- a CDS encoding iron-siderophore ABC transporter substrate-binding protein, with product MTTQLLDRPALFTPEIDDDLTRRRFLGSGAALGAGLLIGGCADDDEGLLTPSVPASPTATPLRVAHKYGETEVPVAPQRVVSLGFVDHDALLALGVVPVGIGGDSVSELQRSAVWPWAHDRLGDARPEVLSYTELNIEAIAALEPDLITGFTSGMTEAEYRQLSAIAPTVAQLPGFPDYFAPWQEVTRAAGRTLGRTAEAEALITEVENAFTAARAAHPEFAGVQAAYAGVLEDGFYTENSRSSRVAILTQLGFEIPAEIDDLADADASFSAISAEQLELLDRDVLVWELASSDQRATVENHPVYATLDVSREERDVFVDEEELVAAMAYISVLSLPTAIDLLVPKLAAVLGGDSADEASPSPTS from the coding sequence ATGACCACGCAGCTGCTCGACCGCCCGGCCCTGTTCACTCCCGAGATCGACGACGACCTGACGCGCCGTCGGTTCCTCGGGTCCGGAGCCGCGCTCGGGGCCGGCCTGCTGATCGGCGGGTGCGCGGACGACGACGAGGGGCTGCTCACGCCGAGCGTCCCCGCGTCGCCGACCGCGACCCCGCTGCGGGTGGCCCACAAGTACGGGGAGACCGAGGTCCCGGTCGCCCCGCAGCGCGTGGTCTCGCTGGGCTTCGTCGATCACGACGCCCTGCTCGCGCTCGGGGTGGTGCCGGTCGGGATCGGTGGTGACTCGGTCTCCGAGCTCCAGCGGTCCGCGGTGTGGCCGTGGGCGCACGACCGGCTGGGCGACGCCCGGCCGGAGGTGCTCAGCTACACCGAGCTGAACATCGAGGCGATCGCGGCGCTGGAGCCGGACCTGATCACCGGGTTCACCTCGGGGATGACCGAGGCCGAGTACCGGCAGCTGTCCGCGATCGCCCCGACCGTCGCGCAGCTGCCCGGCTTCCCGGACTACTTCGCGCCGTGGCAGGAGGTCACGCGGGCCGCGGGCCGGACCCTCGGCCGGACGGCCGAGGCCGAGGCGCTGATCACCGAGGTCGAGAATGCCTTCACCGCCGCCCGCGCGGCCCACCCCGAGTTCGCGGGCGTCCAGGCGGCGTACGCCGGTGTGCTGGAGGACGGGTTCTACACGGAGAACTCGCGCAGCTCGCGGGTCGCCATCCTGACCCAGCTCGGCTTCGAGATCCCGGCCGAGATCGACGACCTGGCCGACGCCGACGCCTCGTTCTCCGCGATCAGTGCCGAGCAGCTCGAGCTGCTCGACCGGGACGTCCTGGTCTGGGAGCTCGCGAGCTCCGACCAGCGCGCCACGGTCGAGAACCACCCGGTGTACGCCACCCTCGACGTCTCCCGGGAGGAGCGGGACGTCTTCGTCGACGAGGAGGAACTCGTCGCCGCGATGGCGTACATCTCGGTGCTCAGCCTCCCGACCGCGATCGACCTGCTGGTCCCGAAGCTCGCGGCGGTGCTGGGCGGGGACTCGGCTGACGAGGCGTCACCCAGCCCGACGTCCTGA
- a CDS encoding ABC transporter substrate-binding protein: MVTLLEAPTPGSTVLDLANDPIENDLTRRRFLGSGAAVGGALLLGGCADDDENSLGATPAPSETATAGPRTVSDVFGSITVPGNPQRIVALDDQVLGNMLVLGIEIERIAGWARGDFSIDNYPYLTRFGDLGAITNVGGTFDEPNLEGILGVRPDLMLMVAEAGVDFYTPIFDKLRTTGVPVFGAFNGYLRFDDYLRLLADVAIAVDRVDRAAELSGALRDRVTALRNQLSGTGGLPTAAFVRVPGDGTVQNTVQPLFDAIGLPGERPAPEEFSEVISPERLDVFDHDVLFVSDGNNEDETRRTLEDNPLWSRLPAVAAGRAFFVPEVLWGTGYSLPAVEAMLDDIEDLLLSTLTASPTATSEPEPA; encoded by the coding sequence ATGGTGACCCTTCTGGAAGCTCCCACCCCCGGCTCCACCGTCCTCGACCTCGCGAACGACCCGATCGAGAACGACCTCACCCGTCGTCGATTCCTCGGCTCCGGCGCCGCTGTGGGCGGCGCACTCCTGCTCGGCGGCTGCGCCGACGACGACGAGAACTCGCTGGGCGCCACGCCCGCCCCGTCCGAGACCGCGACGGCGGGGCCGCGCACGGTCTCCGACGTCTTCGGCTCGATCACGGTGCCGGGGAACCCCCAGCGGATCGTCGCCCTCGACGACCAGGTCCTCGGCAACATGCTGGTGCTCGGGATCGAGATCGAGCGGATCGCCGGCTGGGCGCGCGGCGACTTCTCGATCGACAACTATCCGTACCTGACCCGCTTCGGCGACCTGGGCGCGATTACCAACGTCGGCGGCACCTTCGACGAGCCCAACCTGGAGGGCATCCTCGGCGTCCGCCCCGACCTGATGCTGATGGTCGCCGAGGCCGGTGTCGACTTCTACACACCGATCTTCGACAAGCTGCGCACCACGGGCGTCCCCGTGTTCGGCGCGTTCAACGGCTACCTGCGCTTCGACGACTACCTGCGGCTGCTGGCGGACGTCGCGATCGCGGTCGACCGCGTCGACCGCGCCGCCGAACTGTCCGGCGCGCTGCGGGACCGCGTGACCGCCCTGCGGAACCAGCTCTCCGGCACGGGCGGGCTGCCCACCGCCGCGTTCGTCCGGGTCCCGGGGGACGGGACGGTGCAGAACACCGTCCAGCCCCTGTTCGACGCCATCGGCCTGCCCGGCGAGCGCCCCGCCCCGGAGGAGTTCTCGGAGGTGATCTCGCCCGAGCGGCTCGACGTGTTCGATCACGACGTGCTGTTCGTCAGCGACGGGAACAACGAGGACGAGACGCGCCGGACGCTGGAGGACAACCCGCTGTGGTCACGGCTCCCGGCCGTCGCCGCCGGCCGCGCGTTCTTCGTCCCCGAGGTCCTCTGGGGGACCGGCTACTCCCTCCCCGCCGTCGAGGCGATGCTCGACGACATCGAGGACCTCCTGCTCTCCACGCTCACCGCGTCCCCGACCGCGACGTCCGAACCGGAGCCCGCATGA
- a CDS encoding S9 family peptidase — MSTESFPRLTARTQRFTLGMPRNFAVAPDGSRIVFLRSASGTDRTTLLWVADVRADGLTERVVADPRNLFSGDEELSDAERARRERAREGAGGVVGFATDGAVSIAAFALSGGLYVADLGTGEVRALSAAEPVFDPRPDPTGRQIAYVSGGAVRVIDVDGTNDRAVPGQDPGGDVSWGLAEFVAAEEMGRFRGYWWSPEGDALLVARTDNAPVQRWHIADPAHPGRAPHEIAYPAAGTPNARVSLHLLRLDGSAVEVRWDAEQYEYLPVVHWSGNGNPLLLVQTRDQRRTQILEVETGTGATVALHTETDPVWIDLIDGVPAWSGDGELIRAADSGDTRRLFVGARMVSGDLQVRSLLGSLNGDALFAASADEPTEIHIYKASPDGPVRLSRTAGVHVAAAGGSLLVLACASLDWAGRRTLVLRDGHLVGEIASSALTPPVTPAPRLLHAGPRAVRTALLLPTGHQPGTRLPVLMDPYGGPHAQRVTAARNAFNESQWWADQGFAVVVADGRGTPGRGTAWERAIAGDVAAPVLEDQIEALYAAAEECPDLDTTRVAIRGWSFGGYLAALAVLLRPDVFGAGIAGAPVTDWALYDTHYTERYLGTPAGNPENYARTSLVTAGALTPAVEKAVAAGPHRPLLIVHGLADDNVVAAHTLQLSSALLAAGRPHQVLPLSGVTHMTPQEVVAENLLLFQLDFLRGALGLTSA, encoded by the coding sequence ATGAGTACCGAGTCGTTCCCGCGCCTGACCGCCCGCACCCAGCGCTTCACGCTCGGTATGCCCCGCAACTTCGCGGTGGCTCCGGACGGCAGCCGGATCGTGTTCCTGCGCTCGGCCTCCGGGACCGACCGGACCACCCTGCTCTGGGTCGCGGACGTCCGGGCCGACGGACTGACCGAGCGGGTCGTCGCGGACCCGCGGAACCTGTTCTCCGGCGACGAGGAACTCTCCGACGCCGAGCGCGCCCGGCGCGAACGGGCCCGGGAGGGCGCCGGCGGCGTCGTCGGCTTCGCCACCGACGGGGCGGTGTCGATCGCGGCCTTCGCGCTCTCCGGCGGACTCTACGTCGCCGACCTCGGGACCGGCGAGGTCCGCGCGCTGTCCGCCGCGGAGCCGGTCTTCGACCCCCGCCCCGACCCGACGGGCCGTCAGATCGCCTACGTCTCCGGCGGAGCGGTGCGCGTGATCGACGTCGACGGCACGAACGACCGCGCGGTGCCGGGCCAGGACCCGGGCGGCGACGTCTCGTGGGGTCTCGCCGAGTTCGTCGCGGCCGAGGAGATGGGGCGCTTCCGCGGGTACTGGTGGTCCCCCGAGGGCGACGCGCTGCTCGTCGCGCGCACCGACAACGCCCCCGTCCAGCGCTGGCACATCGCCGACCCCGCGCACCCGGGCCGAGCCCCGCACGAGATCGCGTACCCGGCCGCCGGCACACCCAACGCCCGCGTGAGCCTGCACCTGCTCCGCCTCGACGGCAGCGCGGTCGAGGTCCGCTGGGACGCCGAGCAGTACGAGTACCTGCCGGTCGTGCACTGGTCGGGCAACGGCAACCCGCTGCTGCTGGTGCAGACGCGCGATCAGCGCCGGACGCAGATCCTCGAGGTCGAGACCGGCACCGGCGCGACCGTCGCGCTGCACACCGAGACCGACCCGGTGTGGATCGACCTGATCGACGGCGTCCCCGCCTGGTCGGGCGACGGCGAGCTGATCCGGGCCGCGGACTCCGGCGACACCCGGCGGCTGTTCGTCGGCGCGCGCATGGTCTCCGGCGACCTGCAGGTGCGGTCGCTGCTCGGCAGCCTGAACGGTGACGCGCTGTTCGCCGCGTCGGCCGACGAGCCGACCGAGATCCACATCTACAAGGCCTCCCCCGACGGCCCGGTGCGGCTGTCCCGCACGGCGGGTGTGCACGTCGCGGCCGCCGGCGGATCCCTGCTGGTGCTGGCCTGCGCGTCGCTGGACTGGGCCGGGCGCCGGACGCTCGTGCTGCGCGACGGCCACCTCGTCGGCGAGATCGCCTCGTCCGCGCTGACGCCGCCCGTCACCCCGGCGCCGCGGCTGCTGCACGCCGGGCCGCGGGCGGTCCGCACCGCGCTGCTCCTGCCGACGGGGCATCAGCCGGGCACCCGGCTGCCGGTGCTGATGGACCCCTACGGCGGCCCGCACGCCCAGCGCGTCACCGCGGCGCGCAACGCGTTCAACGAATCACAGTGGTGGGCGGACCAGGGATTCGCGGTCGTCGTCGCCGACGGGCGCGGGACGCCCGGCCGCGGCACCGCGTGGGAGCGCGCGATCGCCGGCGACGTCGCGGCCCCCGTCCTCGAGGACCAGATCGAGGCGCTCTACGCCGCCGCCGAGGAGTGTCCCGACCTCGACACCACCCGCGTCGCGATCCGCGGCTGGTCGTTCGGCGGTTATCTCGCCGCGCTCGCCGTCCTGCTCCGCCCGGACGTCTTCGGCGCGGGCATCGCCGGTGCCCCTGTCACCGACTGGGCGCTCTACGACACCCACTACACCGAGCGGTACCTCGGCACCCCCGCCGGGAACCCGGAGAACTACGCGCGCACGTCGCTCGTCACCGCCGGCGCGCTGACCCCCGCGGTGGAGAAGGCCGTCGCCGCGGGCCCCCACCGGCCGCTGCTGATCGTCCACGGCCTCGCCGACGACAACGTCGTCGCGGCCCACACCCTGCAGCTGTCCTCGGCCCTGCTCGCCGCCGGCCGGCCGCACCAGGTCCTCCCGCTCTCCGGCGTCACCCACATGACCCCACAGGAGGTCGTCGCCGAGAACCTGCTGCTGTTCCAGCTCGACTTCCTCCGTGGCGCGCTGGGGCTGACCTCCGCGTAG